TTTCGCGCTGACCCGATTCAGGCTGGAAGATGAAGGCCGAGGGGAGGCGCGCGACTATTTTCCGCGGCTCTCGGTCCGCAGCGCCAAAACCTTTTGGAATGAAGCCGATCTGGGCCGGTTTGTGCTGGATACCGAACGGGTCGAAGACGGCCTGTCGTTCGACCGCTTCGAATTGCAGGGCAAAGACCAGAGACTGGCGTTGACCGGAAGCTGGAAAAGTGCCGGCGGCCGCTCTCAAACCCGTGCCAGGGGGCGTCTGGAGTTGGTCAAGGGAGGCTCCCTGTTCGCCCGTCTCGGCATCAACAAGGACTTGACCGAAACCAGCGGCGTGATCGATTTCGATCTGAATTGGCAGGCGCCGCCTTACCGTTTTGCGCTGGCCGATCTGGAGGGCGCTGCGGACGTCGATTTCAAGAGCGGGCGCATCCTGAGCATCGAACCCGGCTTCGGACGGGTGCTCGGAATTCTGGCGATGGCGCAGTGGTTCAAACGTCTCCAATTGGACTTTAGCGACGTGTATCAGGAAGGGCTGACTTTCAACAGCATTAAAGGCCGCTTTAATCTGGCCCACGGTAAGGCCGTCACCGACGATCTGGTAGTCGATGCCGTGCCGGCCAAAATTTCGATTGTCGGAGAAACCGATTTCGTGAACCGGACACTCGATCACGTGGTGACGGTGACGCCAAAAAGTGCCGATGCGGTGCCCATTGCTGGTACAATTATGGGCAAGTTTGCGGCCTTGATCGACAAAACGATCACCGGCACCGAGCATGAAGGCTTTTTTTTCGGCTCGCAATATCGGGTCAAAGGCAGCTGGGAAAACGCGGAGATTCTGACTTTGCATGAAAAGGAAGGTTTGCTGCAGAAAACCTGGAGCGGAATTACCGACTTTCCGTCGCTGCTGCAAAAATGAAGACAATAACGAGAGAGGAATGAATGAGTAAGTGTGCGGCCATCCAGATGGCTTCCAGTCCCAATGTCGGCTCCAATCTGCTGGAAGCCGAAAAACTGATCGCGGAAGCGGCAAAGGCCGGTGCAAAACTGGTCGCGCTGCCGGAAAATTTTGCGCTGATGGGCGAGCATGAACTGGACAAGATACGGATCAAGGAAACCGACGGCCAGGGGCCGATTCAAAATTTCTTATCCGAAACGGCCGCGAAATACGGGGTCTGGATCGTCGGCGGCACGATGCCGATCGCGGGAGATGCCGAAAATAAAGTCAGAGCCGCCTGCCTGATCTATAACGACCACGGCGAACGGGTTGCACGCTACGACAAGATGCACCTGTTCGACGTCAGCGTGCCGGGCACGAATGAAGTCTACCGGGAATCCGATTCGATCGAGGCCGGCGCACGCCCTCTGGTTTTCGATACCCCGTTCGGTCGGATAGGCATTGCCGTATGCTACGATTTGCGCTTTCCGGAGTTTTTTAGAGAAATGGCCCGGATGGGGGTGGAAATCCTGATTATTCCCTCCGCGTTTACCGCCGAGACCGGTGCCGCGCACTGGGAACTGCTGCTGCGCGCCCGGGCGGTCGAAAATCTGTGCTACATCATTGCGCCGAATCAGGGCGGATTTCATATTAACGGACGCAAGACCTTCGGGCACAGCATGATCGTCGATCCGTGGGGCGTGGTGTTGGATTGCTGCAAGACCGGCGGCGGCTTCGTGATGGCCGACATCGATCTGGAGCGTCTCGAAAAAGTTCGTACGGCGTTTCCGGTGCTGCAGCACCGCCGATTCATTTAAGGAAGAAGCTATGCGGCTGCATTTCGGTTTACTGTTTGCCGGCTTGTTGCTGGCAGCCTGTGCATCCGAAGATCCGCGTTACCGCGACACCTCGACGCTTGAAAAGCCCCCTACACTGGTGATCGAAAAGCAGGAGCCGGCTGGCGAGGCGCCGGAAAACGCGGGCGCGGATAAGCGGCCGGAAGACGCCGCTTCGGCCGCCGATGAAGACCGCAATGAGGCCAAAGCGAAAATCAAGAAAGGCCTGGGCGATCAGGCCGTCTCGATCAGCGAGGTGCCGCCCTGGGTGCTGACGCTCAGGCAGCCCTTCGATACGGCCTGGAACTCGCTGAAGCGCGCAATGATCCAAAGCGGGATCGAAGTCACCGATCTTGAACATGACAAGGGTAAATTTTACGTCAGTTACGATGCGGACAGTTATGTGTCCAAGCACGGTTCCATGATCGAAAAAACCCTCGGCCTGTTCAGTGACGATTATGAGAAGCGGCCCTACGTGCTGACCGTTTCGCCGGAAGAGTCCGTCACGAAAGTGACCGTTGCGCCAGGGAAGGACGCAGAGTACCGGAAAAGAACCGACCGTGATGATGAAGAGATCGCCGACCAGGCAGATACGGCGGAGGACAAGCCGGCCGGCGGCGGTGCCGAAAAACTGTTGAGATCGCTCTATTTCACGTTGAAAGACGATCTTCGCGAAGATTGATGACTTTATACTGACTTGCGTCCTTTTATTCTAACCGAACCGTATTAATGGAATTGATCACCCTGGCCAAACAAGCCATCCTGAAGCCTTCAGGCATTACCGAAAGCGAAATCGATACGATCATGAGCCGCCTGATGTCTTCCAGGGCGGATGCGGCCGATATTTATTTCCAGTCCACCCGTGCCGAATCCTGGGTCATGGAAGGAGGCATCATCAAAGAAGGCAGCCATAACATCGCGCAGGGCGCCGGCGTGAGGGCCGTGTCCGGCGACAAGACCGGTTTTGCCTACAGCGACCGGATCGAACTGCCGGTCCTGATGGAGGCGGCCAATAACGTGAAGGCGATCGTGCGCCAGGCCCAACAGGCCCGCGTGGGATTGTCTTTGCCGCCGAGCTGGCCGTCTTACTACGCACCGATCGACCCGATCCGATCGCTCGAAGACCGGCAGAAAATCGATTTATTGCGCCGGGTCGAAAGCGAAACGCGCAAGCTGGATCCCCGCATCGAAGAGGTGATCGTCAGCCTGATCGGCGTCCATGACCATATCCTGGTTGCGGGGCAGGACGGTGCATTGGCTGCCGATGTGCGGCCGCTGGTGCGGATGAACGTGACCGTGATCGTCGTGCAGGACGGCCGGCGCGAGCAGGGCAGCATGGGCGGCGGCGCGCGCAGCGACTACCGTTATTTCATCGAACAGGACCGGGCGCTGAATTACGGCCGCGAAGCGGTGCGCCAGGCATTGGTCAACCTCGAAGCGGTCGAGGCGCCGGCCGGCAATATGACCGTCGTCCTGGGGCCGGGATGGCCGGGCATTCTGTTGCATGAAGCGATCGGACACGGGCTGGAAGGGGACTTCAACCGCAAGGGTACTTCCGCGTTCAGCGGCCGGGTGGGACAGCGGGTCGCTTCCGATCTCTGTACGGTCGTCGATGACGGCGCCCTGCCGGGCCGCCGCGGTTCGCTGAATATCGACGACGAAGGCACTCCGACCGAGCGGACGGTCCTGATCGAAAAAGGCATCCTGAAAGGCTACATGCAGGACAAGACGAATGCGCGGCTGATGGGCGTCAAGCCGACCGGCAACGGCCGTCGGGAATCCTATGCGCACGCGCCGATGCCACGGATGACCAATACCTACATGCTGCCCGGTCCGCACCATCCGGAAGAAATCATTCGCAGCGTCGGGAAAGGCATTTACGCGAAAAACTTCGGCGGCGGTCAGGTCGACATTACCTCCGGCAAGTTCGTGTTTTCGGCCAGCGAGGCGTACCTGATCGAAAACGGCAGGATTACCCGGCCGCTCAAAGGCGCCACCCTGATCGGCAACGGGCCGGACGTCTTGACTCGCGTATCGATGGTCGGCAACGATCTGGAGCTGGATTCCGGCGTCGGCACCTGCGGCAAGGAAGGCCAGAGCGTGCCGGTCGGCGTCGGTCAGCCGACTCTGAAAATCGACGGCTTGACCGTGGGCGGGACGAGTGTTTAATCGATTTTTGAAAAAATCATCAGACCTGCCGGGTTTTCAAAATCTGGCAGGTCTTTAAATCATCAGGTCGGGTTCGCCAAGCAATCCGACACGGAACCCCAAGAGTCTATTTTGCAAAACCAGGATCAACTCAACGAATTGAAGGCTATCGTCCAGTCCTTGTTGGACGAGGCTCTTCGGCAGGGCGCCAGCGCCGCGGAAGCCGGCCTCAGCCAGGAAAACGGCCTGTCGGTGACGGCCCGGATGGGCGATGTCGAAACGATCGAACATCACCGCGATCAGGGCCTCGGCGTAACGGTTTACTTTGATCGGCGCAAGGGCTCGGCAAGCACCACGCATCTTTCTCCCGAGGCGATCAAGGACACTGTCGCGGCAGCCTGCAGCATCGCCCGGTACACGAATGCCGACGACTGTGCCGGTCTGCCCGATCGGGAGTTGTTGGCGACCGAATTTCCCGATCTCCAACTGAACCATCCCTGGCCGATCGATGCCGAAGCGGCGATCGCTCTCGCGATCGAATGCGAGGATGTCGCGCGCGGTTACGATCCCGAAATCAGCAACTCGGAAGGCGCCAGCGTGAATACCCATCAGGGCGTCCATGTGCTGGGCAACACGCTGGGCTTCCTGCACGGAACGATGTCCACCCGGCATTCCTTGAGCTGTTCGGTGCTGGCCGAACGCGGCGGCAACATGCAGCGCGACTACTGGTACAGCGTGGCCCGGAATCCTTCAGATCTGGAGTCGGCCATTCATGTGGGTCAAAAAGCCGCCCAACGCACGTTGAGGCGTCTCGGCGCGCGCGGTTTGAGCACCCGGCAATGTCCGGTGCTGTATGCGGCGGAGGTTGCGGCCGGCCTGCTCGGTTCGTTCATCGGCGCGATTAGCGGCGGCGTACTGTACCGGAAGTCTTCTTTTCTGCTGGACTCGCTCGGCAAACAAATTTTTCCGGAATTTATCCATATTCACGAGCAGCCGCATCTGGTCGGTGCGCTCGGCAGCGCCGCGTACGACAGCGAAGGCGTCGCGACCCGTCCGCACGACATCGTCAGCCAAGGCGTCGTCCACAGTTACGTGCTGGGAACCTATTCGGCCCGGAAGCTGGGCATGAAGAGCACCGGCAACGCCGGCGGTGTGCACAATCTGACCATTGATCCGGGCACGCAGGATTTCCACGGGATGTTGAAGCTGCTGGACACCGGCCTGCTCGTGACCGAACTGATGGGGCAGGGAGTGAATATGGTCACGGGGGACTATTCGCGCGGTGCCGCCGGTTTTTGGGTCGAAAACGGCAAGATACAATACCCGGTCGAGGAAATCACGATCGCCGGTAATTTGAAGAATATGTTCAGGAATATCGTGGCTGTCGGTAACGATGTCGATCTGCGCGGCAATGTCCGTACCGGATCGATTTTGATCGAGCGGATGTCGGTTGCCGGCGAATAATATGTTTATTGCAGAATCGCAGGGCGGGTTAGGCGCGCCAACCCTTGAACCTCTGATATACGACAAAGTTTTCCGCGCGCCGTAACCCGCCATTGCCGTTTATATCCACGGTGGGTTTCGGCGCGCGGAAAACATCGCACTACATTTAAAACCTTTCAACTGCGCGCCTAACCCACCCTACGCCGTTACGCCGCATTCAACCGCTTTACGCAGTCCGCAATCAGCTGCGGCCCTTGATAGATCAGGCCGCTGTATATCTGCACCAAGCTGGCTCCCGCCGCGATTTTCTCCCGCGCATCGTCGCCACTCAATATTCCTCCGGCCGCAATGATCGGGCAGCGTCCATTCAATGCTTCCGCCAGCCGGCGTACGACAGCCGTGGACTTGTCCTTGATCGGCGCTCCGCTCAGCCCGCCCGCTTCCGCAGCGAGCGGATGCCCGCCGATGGCGGTACGGTCGAGCGTCGTGTTGGTCGCGATCACGCCGTCGATCGCGAAGGCGATCAACAATCGGGAAATCTGTTCGATTTCTTCGTCGTTCAGATCCGGCGCGATTTTGACGACGACCGGTACGTAACGCAGATGTTTCTCGGCCAGTGCGAATTGCTCTTCCTTCAAGGCCGAAAGCAGGTTTTTGAGCTCGTCGGTTTGCTGCAGCTGGCGCAGATTTTTCGTATTCGGCGAAGAAATATTGATCGTGACGTAGCCGGCCCAAGGATAGACCTTGCGGAAGCCTGCCAGATAATCTTCGGCCGCCTGCTCGATCGGCGTATCGAAATTCTTGCCGATGTTGATGCCTAGAATGCCCCTGTAGTCGGCCTGGCGGACCCGTCCGATCAGATGATCCACGCCAAGATTGTTGAATCCCATCCGGTTGATGATCGCCCGATGCTCCGGCAGCCTGAACAAGCGCGGTTTCGGATTGCCGGGCTGGGGGCGAGGCGTGACCGTTCCGATCTCGATGAAGCCAAAACCGAGCGAGGCCAAGGCATCGATATGGTCGCCGTCTTTATCCAGGCCGGCTGCGAGCCCGACCCGATTTTTAAAATTCAAGCCCATCACTTCGACCGGCGCAGCCTCGATCTCAGGATAGAGCGCGCGGCTGATGCCCGAGGCATAAGCCGCATCGAGCAGGTTCAGCGTGACGCGATGCGCGGTTTCAGGAGATAGCTTAAACAGGAGCGGACGTAATAGAGGGTAAAAATTCATGTCGAAAAAACGATTAATGCGGCCTGGAAAATTGATAAGGTTCCGGCGCAACGCGCGGCGCGCGGTTCAAGATCAGGTCGGCCAGCAGTTCGGCCGAGGCCGGTCCCATTGCCAGACCGTTTCTGAAATGGCCCGCATTGATGTAGAGATTCCCGATTTCGGGGTGCCGGCCGATGTAAGGGATGCCGTGTTCGGTTCCCGGCCTGAGGCCCGCCCAATGTTTGATGATCGGGAAGTGTTTTAATGAAGGCATCAGCGCCCAAGCAAAATTCTTCAACTGATCGTGTATTTTCGGCGACGGCGTTTTGTCGAATTGATCGAGTTCGACCGAACTTCCTGCGAGAATCTTGCCGTCCCGGCGCGGGATCAGATAGCGGTCCTCGTCGAGCACCATATGCCGGAGCGTATCGGGCTTGGCCTCGAACAGCAGCATCTGGCCTTTGACCGGCACGATGTTCGGCGTACAAGCCGGCGGTAGGGCCGGAAACCGTTGCCCGAATAATTCGCCGGTCCAGGCGCCGGCGCTGATGATCAGCCGGTCGACTGCGAATGTACCTTGCGTGGTATTGATTGCATCAATCCGGGATTGATGCATGGATGCCGAAATTAATTCGCACGCTTCGATGATTTTAACGCCTCTATCGATCAAGTCCTGTCTGAGCGATTTGACCAGCCGGGGATTGCGCGCCTGCGCGATATCGGGCAGCCAAAGCGGATTTTCGGGCCGGGTATTCAAATTATCGAAAAAAGCCGCTCCGGGCGCTTCGTAGCGGATCGCATTGCGATGGCACCAGTCGATTGCCGCCTGGATATCGGGATTTTTGGTGATCAGTAAACCACAGGGCGTCCATTCGGGATCCAGCCGCGTGTCTTCTATGAGCTGTTCAGCCAGGATCGGATACAAGGCGAGGCTGCGCATCACCAGGCGGGAAATCGCATCCGGTTGCCGCCAGGGATATAAAGGAAGCAAAATGCCGCCGCCTGCCCAGGAGGATTCCTGGCCGAGCCGGTTTTTTTCGATCAATGTAATGCGGGCGCCGGTTTGGCGGAGTTCTCTGGCGGTTAAAAGGCCGATGATGCCGCCGCCGATTAGCGTAAAGTCTGGATGTTGAGTCATGGATCAATAAAAGCCGGGGAAAGAACCGGGATGTTGATTCAGGAGTATAAATAATCGATAAGTAGATATCGGTTTATCGAAGCGATCGGTTTACGAGGTCTCAAGTGACCTTTGCAACCTAAGAACCGGTTAATCTAACATAATATTGCGGCTTCCGGTTCGGTATTTGATGGTAAGAGAGGGCCAACGCACTTTCGTTTCGGGTTTAGGGTCTTTGTTTTTGGCAATGCCGTTAGGGATTCCAACAAAAATGACGGCCTTAATTGTCCAAAACCAGATTGTGTAAGAGCGGCTTCAGCCGCGATAGATTCTCTAATAGCGGCTGAAGCCGCTTCTACAGGGGCGCGAACTGAATTGCCCGTGACCTTGATTTGAAGGCGAACAAATTCGCCCCTTGCACGCGATATAAAAAATGCTCTGATTATGATAAATAGCGGATATTCATGTCATTAAATTCGGAGCATGAGGAAACCTTTACTTCTCCGCCTTTCAGATACCCGGTTGTTTGATTGTTGTTGAAATGCAACAAAAAGCTTCTATGAAGTATTTTTAGTTT
The genomic region above belongs to Methylomicrobium agile and contains:
- the pmbA gene encoding metalloprotease PmbA, giving the protein MQNQDQLNELKAIVQSLLDEALRQGASAAEAGLSQENGLSVTARMGDVETIEHHRDQGLGVTVYFDRRKGSASTTHLSPEAIKDTVAAACSIARYTNADDCAGLPDRELLATEFPDLQLNHPWPIDAEAAIALAIECEDVARGYDPEISNSEGASVNTHQGVHVLGNTLGFLHGTMSTRHSLSCSVLAERGGNMQRDYWYSVARNPSDLESAIHVGQKAAQRTLRRLGARGLSTRQCPVLYAAEVAAGLLGSFIGAISGGVLYRKSSFLLDSLGKQIFPEFIHIHEQPHLVGALGSAAYDSEGVATRPHDIVSQGVVHSYVLGTYSARKLGMKSTGNAGGVHNLTIDPGTQDFHGMLKLLDTGLLVTELMGQGVNMVTGDYSRGAAGFWVENGKIQYPVEEITIAGNLKNMFRNIVAVGNDVDLRGNVRTGSILIERMSVAGE
- the thiO gene encoding glycine oxidase ThiO; its protein translation is MTQHPDFTLIGGGIIGLLTARELRQTGARITLIEKNRLGQESSWAGGGILLPLYPWRQPDAISRLVMRSLALYPILAEQLIEDTRLDPEWTPCGLLITKNPDIQAAIDWCHRNAIRYEAPGAAFFDNLNTRPENPLWLPDIAQARNPRLVKSLRQDLIDRGVKIIEACELISASMHQSRIDAINTTQGTFAVDRLIISAGAWTGELFGQRFPALPPACTPNIVPVKGQMLLFEAKPDTLRHMVLDEDRYLIPRRDGKILAGSSVELDQFDKTPSPKIHDQLKNFAWALMPSLKHFPIIKHWAGLRPGTEHGIPYIGRHPEIGNLYINAGHFRNGLAMGPASAELLADLILNRAPRVAPEPYQFSRPH
- the tldD gene encoding metalloprotease TldD; this translates as MELITLAKQAILKPSGITESEIDTIMSRLMSSRADAADIYFQSTRAESWVMEGGIIKEGSHNIAQGAGVRAVSGDKTGFAYSDRIELPVLMEAANNVKAIVRQAQQARVGLSLPPSWPSYYAPIDPIRSLEDRQKIDLLRRVESETRKLDPRIEEVIVSLIGVHDHILVAGQDGALAADVRPLVRMNVTVIVVQDGRREQGSMGGGARSDYRYFIEQDRALNYGREAVRQALVNLEAVEAPAGNMTVVLGPGWPGILLHEAIGHGLEGDFNRKGTSAFSGRVGQRVASDLCTVVDDGALPGRRGSLNIDDEGTPTERTVLIEKGILKGYMQDKTNARLMGVKPTGNGRRESYAHAPMPRMTNTYMLPGPHHPEEIIRSVGKGIYAKNFGGGQVDITSGKFVFSASEAYLIENGRITRPLKGATLIGNGPDVLTRVSMVGNDLELDSGVGTCGKEGQSVPVGVGQPTLKIDGLTVGGTSV
- the bamC gene encoding outer membrane protein assembly factor BamC, producing the protein MRLHFGLLFAGLLLAACASEDPRYRDTSTLEKPPTLVIEKQEPAGEAPENAGADKRPEDAASAADEDRNEAKAKIKKGLGDQAVSISEVPPWVLTLRQPFDTAWNSLKRAMIQSGIEVTDLEHDKGKFYVSYDADSYVSKHGSMIEKTLGLFSDDYEKRPYVLTVSPEESVTKVTVAPGKDAEYRKRTDRDDEEIADQADTAEDKPAGGGAEKLLRSLYFTLKDDLRED
- a CDS encoding carbon-nitrogen hydrolase family protein, with translation MSKCAAIQMASSPNVGSNLLEAEKLIAEAAKAGAKLVALPENFALMGEHELDKIRIKETDGQGPIQNFLSETAAKYGVWIVGGTMPIAGDAENKVRAACLIYNDHGERVARYDKMHLFDVSVPGTNEVYRESDSIEAGARPLVFDTPFGRIGIAVCYDLRFPEFFREMARMGVEILIIPSAFTAETGAAHWELLLRARAVENLCYIIAPNQGGFHINGRKTFGHSMIVDPWGVVLDCCKTGGGFVMADIDLERLEKVRTAFPVLQHRRFI
- a CDS encoding quinone-dependent dihydroorotate dehydrogenase, giving the protein MNFYPLLRPLLFKLSPETAHRVTLNLLDAAYASGISRALYPEIEAAPVEVMGLNFKNRVGLAAGLDKDGDHIDALASLGFGFIEIGTVTPRPQPGNPKPRLFRLPEHRAIINRMGFNNLGVDHLIGRVRQADYRGILGINIGKNFDTPIEQAAEDYLAGFRKVYPWAGYVTINISSPNTKNLRQLQQTDELKNLLSALKEEQFALAEKHLRYVPVVVKIAPDLNDEEIEQISRLLIAFAIDGVIATNTTLDRTAIGGHPLAAEAGGLSGAPIKDKSTAVVRRLAEALNGRCPIIAAGGILSGDDAREKIAAGASLVQIYSGLIYQGPQLIADCVKRLNAA